One segment of Microbacterium arborescens DNA contains the following:
- a CDS encoding methionine ABC transporter permease: MTGLGESLGRRGEDLLEALGETGYMLVVSLAAAVVLGLPLGMLVYLTRRGGTAPNRVVWWVGNLFINIVRSFPFLLLVVFLIPVTRLVYGTTFGTPAATFSLCFVAVAIYARLVEQILREINPGIPRVARTMGATLPQTIVRFLLPEAIPGLVYALTSATISLLSYSTVLGVVGGGGIGDFALRYGYQEYDYPLMYFTIAVILAVVLIVQSIGHRLSVRLDHR; this comes from the coding sequence GTGACCGGCCTCGGCGAATCGCTCGGGCGCCGGGGTGAGGATCTGCTGGAGGCGCTCGGGGAGACCGGCTACATGCTCGTCGTCTCGCTCGCAGCTGCTGTGGTGCTCGGGCTCCCGCTCGGCATGCTCGTGTACCTGACGCGCCGGGGCGGCACTGCACCGAACCGTGTCGTGTGGTGGGTCGGGAACCTCTTCATCAATATCGTGCGGTCCTTCCCGTTCCTGCTGCTCGTGGTGTTCCTCATCCCGGTGACCCGGCTCGTCTACGGGACCACGTTCGGCACCCCGGCGGCCACGTTCTCCCTCTGCTTCGTCGCGGTCGCGATCTACGCACGACTGGTGGAGCAGATCCTGCGGGAGATCAACCCCGGCATTCCTCGTGTCGCCCGCACGATGGGGGCGACACTCCCCCAGACGATCGTGCGCTTCCTCCTGCCGGAGGCCATTCCCGGCCTCGTCTACGCGCTCACCTCGGCCACGATCAGCCTGCTGTCGTACTCCACTGTGCTCGGAGTGGTCGGCGGTGGCGGCATCGGCGACTTCGCGCTCCGCTATGGCTACCAGGAGTACGACTACCCACTGATGTACTTCACGATCGCGGTCATCCTCGCCGTCGTGCTGATCGTCCAATCGATCGGTCACCGGCTGTCCGTCCGCCTCGACCACCGTTGA
- a CDS encoding MetQ/NlpA family ABC transporter substrate-binding protein has protein sequence MPLRTLRTRIATAAVATLAAAGLLAGCAGSPGDADSAVTTLRVGAVTAPATDIVEAAGAAIADGYEIELVPVSDYVTINNMLAAGDIDANFSQHEPYMTEFNEKNGASLEAVQPVYNFVIAFYSKTLRDIDELTDGATVAIPNDSSNTARALKLLADADIIGLAPGVDPYAATLDDVAENPKNLQFLSLEINQLNTAYDEADLVFQWPSHIAALGLTPQDDGLLTELDDRFALQLVVPSAEADSPATRALIDAFTSDEVRKVIEGNATIEAAF, from the coding sequence ATGCCCCTTCGCACCCTTCGCACCCGCATCGCCACGGCGGCTGTCGCCACCCTGGCGGCTGCCGGGCTCCTGGCCGGCTGCGCCGGTTCGCCCGGCGACGCGGATTCCGCGGTCACGACACTGCGCGTGGGCGCGGTGACCGCCCCGGCCACCGACATCGTCGAGGCTGCCGGAGCGGCGATCGCCGACGGGTACGAGATCGAGCTCGTTCCGGTGTCGGACTACGTCACGATCAACAACATGCTCGCGGCCGGCGACATCGACGCCAACTTCTCGCAGCACGAGCCGTACATGACGGAGTTCAACGAGAAGAACGGCGCGTCGCTCGAGGCCGTTCAGCCCGTCTACAACTTCGTCATCGCGTTCTACTCCAAGACACTGCGCGACATCGACGAGCTCACCGACGGTGCCACGGTCGCCATCCCGAACGACTCGTCCAACACCGCACGGGCGCTCAAGCTGCTGGCCGACGCCGACATCATCGGCCTCGCCCCCGGCGTCGACCCGTACGCCGCCACGCTCGACGACGTGGCGGAGAATCCGAAGAACCTCCAGTTCCTGTCGCTGGAGATCAACCAGCTGAACACGGCGTACGACGAGGCGGACCTGGTGTTCCAGTGGCCCTCGCACATCGCCGCGCTCGGCCTCACGCCGCAGGACGACGGTCTGCTCACCGAGCTCGACGACCGCTTCGCACTTCAGCTCGTCGTCCCCTCGGCGGAGGCGGACTCTCCGGCGACTCGGGCGTTGATCGACGCGTTCACGAGCGATGAGGTGCGCAAGGTGATCGAGGGCAACGCCACGATCGAGGCCGCCTTCTGA
- the valS gene encoding valine--tRNA ligase produces the protein MTAHIPEKPALEGLEQKWDAAWAEQGTYLFDRARAAETGRGGVFSVDTPPPTASGSLHIGHVFSFTHTDLKVRFERMRGKSVFYPMGWDDNGLPTERRVQNYYGVRCDPTLPYDESFVPPFEGGDNKSSRAADQVPISRRNFIELCEKLTIEDEKQFESLFRQLGLSVDWTQTYRTISDDTIRISQLAFLRNLDRGEAYQALAPTLWDIDFRSAIAQAELEDREQQASYHRVAFHKTDGSGDIHIETTRPELLPACVALVANPDDERYQPYFGKTVRTPLFDVEVPVLAHHLAQPDKGSGIAMICTFGDVTDIIWWRELDLPNRTILGHDGRIIADAPEVIVTDSARAAYAELAGKTVFSAKKRIVELLQESGELLEVSKPFSHPVKFFEKGDRPLEIVSTRQWYLRNGARDEELRSRLISLGQEMSWHPDFMRVRYENWTNGLTGDWLVSRQRFFGVPIPIWYALDENGERDYDGVITPDPSQLPIDPTTDVPAGYTADQRGVPGGFDAERDIFDTWATSSLTPQLAGGWQRDEQLWQLVAPFDLRPQGQDIIRTWLFSTMLRSALEDGRAPWSDAAISGFIVDPDRKKMSKSKGNVVTPADILAQHGTDAVRYWAASSRLGSDAAFDPQNPTQVKIGRRLAIKVLNAAKFVLSFPVPEGAAVTHDLDAAMLATLDRVIVDATRAFEAYDHARALEITEAFFWTFCDDYLELVKERAYDRSDEGQASAALALRLALSSLLRLLAPVLAFAAEEAWSWFEEGSVHTASWPEASGIDGDPAVLTTASAALIGIRRAKTEAKASQKTPVSVLSLRADAATIERLRRAEGDLKAVGRIAELDLLEGDGDLVVERVELAPQEV, from the coding sequence ATGACAGCGCACATTCCCGAGAAGCCCGCTCTGGAAGGCCTCGAGCAGAAGTGGGACGCCGCGTGGGCCGAGCAGGGCACCTACCTCTTCGACCGCGCCCGCGCCGCTGAGACGGGCCGTGGCGGTGTCTTCTCCGTCGACACGCCGCCCCCCACGGCATCCGGATCGTTGCACATCGGTCACGTCTTCTCGTTCACCCACACCGACCTCAAGGTGCGGTTCGAGCGCATGCGCGGCAAGAGCGTGTTCTACCCGATGGGCTGGGACGACAACGGCCTCCCGACCGAGCGCCGCGTTCAGAACTACTACGGCGTGCGCTGCGACCCGACCCTCCCCTACGACGAGTCGTTCGTACCGCCGTTCGAAGGCGGCGACAACAAGTCGAGCCGTGCCGCCGATCAGGTGCCCATCAGCCGGCGAAACTTCATCGAACTCTGCGAGAAGCTGACGATCGAGGACGAGAAGCAGTTCGAGTCGCTCTTCCGGCAGCTCGGGCTCTCGGTCGACTGGACCCAGACGTATCGGACGATCTCCGACGACACGATCCGCATCAGCCAGCTCGCGTTCCTGCGAAACCTCGACCGCGGCGAGGCCTACCAGGCCCTCGCCCCCACGCTCTGGGACATCGACTTCCGCTCTGCCATCGCGCAGGCCGAGCTCGAGGATCGGGAGCAGCAGGCGTCGTACCACCGTGTCGCGTTCCACAAGACCGACGGCAGCGGCGACATCCACATCGAGACGACGCGACCCGAGCTGCTGCCGGCTTGCGTCGCACTCGTGGCCAACCCGGATGACGAGCGCTACCAGCCCTATTTCGGCAAGACGGTCCGCACGCCCCTCTTCGACGTCGAGGTGCCGGTTCTGGCGCACCACCTCGCGCAACCCGACAAGGGCTCGGGAATCGCGATGATCTGCACGTTCGGTGACGTGACCGACATCATCTGGTGGCGTGAGCTGGATCTGCCCAACCGCACGATCCTGGGACACGACGGCCGCATCATCGCCGACGCTCCCGAGGTCATCGTCACCGACTCCGCACGCGCGGCCTACGCGGAACTCGCGGGCAAGACCGTCTTCAGCGCGAAGAAGCGCATCGTCGAGCTGCTGCAGGAGTCCGGCGAGCTGCTCGAGGTGTCCAAGCCCTTCAGTCACCCGGTGAAGTTCTTCGAGAAGGGCGACCGTCCACTCGAGATCGTCTCGACGCGCCAGTGGTACCTGCGAAATGGTGCGCGCGATGAAGAGCTGCGTTCCCGCCTGATCTCGCTCGGCCAGGAGATGTCGTGGCACCCCGACTTCATGCGGGTGCGTTACGAGAACTGGACCAACGGCCTCACCGGCGACTGGCTCGTCTCGCGTCAGCGTTTCTTCGGTGTGCCGATCCCGATCTGGTACGCCCTCGACGAGAACGGCGAACGCGATTACGACGGCGTCATCACCCCCGACCCATCGCAGCTCCCGATCGACCCGACCACCGATGTCCCTGCGGGCTACACCGCAGACCAGCGAGGCGTGCCGGGCGGTTTCGACGCGGAGCGCGACATCTTCGACACCTGGGCGACGTCGTCGCTGACGCCGCAGCTGGCCGGCGGATGGCAGCGCGACGAACAGCTGTGGCAGCTCGTGGCCCCCTTCGACCTGCGTCCCCAGGGACAGGACATCATCCGCACGTGGCTGTTCTCCACGATGCTCCGCAGCGCACTCGAGGACGGCCGCGCGCCGTGGTCGGATGCCGCGATCTCCGGCTTCATCGTCGACCCCGACCGCAAGAAGATGTCGAAGTCGAAGGGCAACGTGGTCACCCCCGCCGACATCCTCGCGCAGCACGGCACGGACGCGGTGCGTTACTGGGCCGCTTCGAGTCGCCTCGGCTCCGACGCCGCGTTCGACCCCCAGAACCCGACGCAGGTCAAGATCGGGCGCCGACTCGCGATCAAGGTGCTCAACGCCGCGAAGTTCGTGCTCTCGTTCCCGGTCCCCGAGGGGGCCGCAGTGACTCACGACCTCGACGCCGCCATGCTGGCCACGCTCGACCGGGTGATCGTCGACGCCACTCGCGCGTTCGAGGCTTACGACCACGCTCGCGCACTGGAGATCACCGAGGCGTTCTTCTGGACCTTCTGCGACGACTACCTCGAGCTCGTTAAGGAGCGCGCCTACGACCGTTCCGACGAGGGACAAGCGTCGGCGGCACTGGCGTTGCGTCTCGCCCTCTCGTCGCTTCTGCGTCTGCTCGCGCCCGTCCTCGCCTTCGCGGCGGAGGAAGCATGGTCGTGGTTCGAGGAGGGCTCCGTGCACACGGCCTCGTGGCCCGAGGCCAGCGGCATCGATGGCGACCCGGCCGTCCTCACCACCGCCAGCGCCGCGCTCATCGGCATCCGACGGGCGAAGACGGAGGCCAAGGCCTCGCAGAAGACCCCCGTCTCCGTTCTCTCGCTCCGCGCGGATGCCGCGACGATCGAGCGCCTGCGTCGCGCCGAGGGCGACCTGAAGGCGGTCGGACGCATCGCCGAGCTCGATCTCCTCGAGGGCGACGGCGACCTGGTCGTGGAGCGCGTCGAGCTCGCGCCGCAGGAGGTCTGA